Proteins encoded by one window of Equus przewalskii isolate Varuska chromosome 24, EquPr2, whole genome shotgun sequence:
- the LOC139079090 gene encoding uncharacterized protein isoform X2 produces the protein MKDPAGGVCEEEAEDEEEEGGRREEDRSPRGGGGEPRAAPGDRALPRGRDAGRWGIFAHAATLTPAASSSEEDHTCACSRFGGELQNRKKAQNRTTLGIQLL, from the exons ATGAAGGATCCGGCGGGAGGAGTCTgcgaggaggaggcggaggacgaggaggaggagggagggaggagagaggaagaccgGAGtccccgcggcggcggcggggagccCCGCGCGGCTCCCGGGGACCGGGCGCTGCCACGAGGCCGGGACGCTGGACGCTGGG GAATCTTCGCTCACGCTGCTACCCTCACGCCAGCTGCCAGCTCCTCGGAGGAGGACCACACCTGTGCCTGTTCCCGCTTTGGAGGAGAG CTTCAGAACAGGAAGAAAGCTCAAAATAGAACCACCTTAGGAATCCAGCTCCTTTAG
- the LOC139079090 gene encoding uncharacterized protein isoform X1, with product MKDPAGGVCEEEAEDEEEEGGRREEDRSPRGGGGEPRAAPGDRALPRGRDAGRWGIFAHAATLTPAASSSEEDHTCACSRFGGEHPQSCWRRPFCKSQQSPFHDITT from the exons ATGAAGGATCCGGCGGGAGGAGTCTgcgaggaggaggcggaggacgaggaggaggagggagggaggagagaggaagaccgGAGtccccgcggcggcggcggggagccCCGCGCGGCTCCCGGGGACCGGGCGCTGCCACGAGGCCGGGACGCTGGACGCTGGG GAATCTTCGCTCACGCTGCTACCCTCACGCCAGCTGCCAGCTCCTCGGAGGAGGACCACACCTGTGCCTGTTCCCGCTTTGGAGGAGAG CATCCCCAGAGCTGCTGGAGAAGACCCTTCTGTAAAAGCCAGCAGTCTCCCTTCCATGACATCACCACCTAA
- the LOC139079090 gene encoding uncharacterized protein isoform X3 — protein sequence MKDPAGGVCEEEAEDEEEEGGRREEDRSPRGGGGEPRAAPGDRALPRGRDAGRWGIFAHAATLTPAASSSEEDHTCACSRFGGEPHPLLGCDPILSSAS from the exons ATGAAGGATCCGGCGGGAGGAGTCTgcgaggaggaggcggaggacgaggaggaggagggagggaggagagaggaagaccgGAGtccccgcggcggcggcggggagccCCGCGCGGCTCCCGGGGACCGGGCGCTGCCACGAGGCCGGGACGCTGGACGCTGGG GAATCTTCGCTCACGCTGCTACCCTCACGCCAGCTGCCAGCTCCTCGGAGGAGGACCACACCTGTGCCTGTTCCCGCTTTGGAGGAGAG CCTCACCCCTTGCTGGGCTGTGACcctattctttcttctgcttcctga